The Acidimicrobiia bacterium genome includes the window TTGAAGCTCTCGGGCGGATCACTGGCGATGGTCAGGTCCCCCGAGACCGGGTGGCGTGCCCCGATGGCCGTGGCGTGGAGAAACAGGCGGGGGGCGGGGGAACCGTGGTGCTCGGCGTCGCCCAGAATCGGGATGCCGGCTTCCATGGCGTGCACCCGCACTTGGTGGGTGCGGCCGGTGTGGGGGTGAGCCGACCACCGTTCGAGGGCGCGCCCGGTGGCTTCGTGGCGGAGGTCGGTCTGGGCGGCCGCACCGTCGATGGGACGACGGGAGATGATGGACTGTGCTCGGTGATCATCGCGGGCGATGAGTAGTTCGTAGCGCTTGGTTACCGACCGGTCGGTGAACTGTTCGGTGAGGGAGCGGTTGGCCAGGGGGGTCTTTCCGAAGAGCAGAACCCCCGAGGTGGCCTTGTCGAGCCGGTGCAACACCGAGAGCGGTTCGTTGGGTCGTTGCCGCTGGACCCACTCGTGCATGCCGTCTTGCGCGTGGGTGTCGGCCCGGTGGGTGTTGACCCCCGCCGGTTTGGCTACGGCCAGCACTTGCTCGTCCTCGAAACGTATCCACGGGTCGGGCACCGCCGTAGCCTAGGAACCCTGCCGCCGGTTCCGTGGTTGTTGGCGGTTGGCCGGTGGCGGGGGGCACCCAATATCGGTTTCATCTCCGCCTCGGTGGCCCGTACGATGCGACCCATGCCTGTCGCTACCCCGATCCCTGTGACCGACGACCAACTCTCTCGGGTGAAATACGATGGCGACGGCCTGGTGCCGGCCATCGTGCAGGAGCAGGGGAGCGGCGACGTGCTGATGATGGCCTGGATGAACGCCGAGACCCTCCGCCAGAGCCTGGCCGAGGGCCGCACGGTGTTCTGGTCGCGCAGCCGACAGGAGGTATGGCGCAAGGGCGACACCTCCGGCGACCGCCAGTTCGTGCGACACGCCTCCTACGATTGCGACGGCGACACACTCCTGTTCGTGGTGGAGCAAGAGGGCAAGGGCGCTTGCCACACCGGGGAGCGCTCCTGTTTCTTCCGAGCGTTCGGGTGACGCTGCGACCCTCGCCGGAGGAGTTCCGCGCCTTGGCGCGCCAGCACACCGTGATCCCGGTGTGGCGCGAGGTGCTGGCCGATCTCTCTACGCCGGTGTCGGCCTTTCTGCGCCTCGTGGGCGATGAGCCGGGATTCTTGTTGGAGTCGGTGGAACACGGCGAGCGGTGGAGCCGCTGGAGTTTCATTGGGCGGAATCCGCTCGCCACCCTGGTGGCCCGCGGGCGTTCGGTGGCCATCACCGGCACCCTGCCCGATGGGGTGCCGGTGGATCAGGGCATTCTCGCCGCCGTGGAGCACATCCTCTCTGCCTGGAAGGCCCCCACCCTCGCTGGCCTCCCACCTCTGCACGGCGGCATCATGGGGTACCTCGGTTACGACGTGGTGCGGGAGGTGGAGCGATTGCCCGACGTGCCGGGCGACGACCTGGGCTACCCCGATGCCATGGTGTCGGTCATTGGGCAGTTGGCGGCCTATGACCACTGGCGTCAGCGGGTGCACCTGATTGAAAACGTAATCGTGGAACCGGGCCTGGCCGATGCCGAACTGGACGCCCGCTACGCCGCCGCCGTCGCCCGGATCGACGCCCTCGGTCGCGATGGTGCCCGTTTCATCGATGAGCCCCTGGTGGAGCCCCCCGATCCCCAGGATCCTCTGCCGGAGGTGCGCTCCA containing:
- the hisI gene encoding phosphoribosyl-AMP cyclohydrolase, which codes for MPVTDDQLSRVKYDGDGLVPAIVQEQGSGDVLMMAWMNAETLRQSLAEGRTVFWSRSRQEVWRKGDTSGDRQFVRHASYDCDGDTLLFVVEQEGKGACHTGERSCFFRAFG